The Lachnospiraceae bacterium oral taxon 500 genome window below encodes:
- a CDS encoding TetR/AcrR family transcriptional regulator: MSKPSYQKKEGITLPKDKTDSHRLILENAKQEFLQCGFEKASIRSIAKKSGLTGGALYKHFGSKEEIFNALVEPAYRKLLRLFDRHTDAVMNDMKENPEEMFADSLRGTREALALIYENFDAFRLMFNCAGGTRFEHIRETIVDIEAASARQFLKTAEKHGLNPAKLSDQEIHIFSTMSLTPMFEMITHGYPYKEAVKIAERMAEAQNYAWEKIIDLKLK, from the coding sequence ATGAGCAAGCCAAGCTACCAAAAGAAAGAAGGGATAACTTTGCCTAAGGATAAAACGGATTCTCATCGGCTGATTCTGGAGAATGCGAAGCAGGAGTTTTTGCAGTGCGGCTTTGAAAAAGCATCAATCCGCTCCATCGCGAAAAAATCGGGGTTAACCGGCGGAGCGCTGTACAAGCATTTCGGCAGTAAGGAAGAAATCTTCAATGCGCTGGTTGAACCGGCTTATCGCAAGCTTTTGCGGCTGTTTGACCGGCACACAGATGCGGTGATGAATGATATGAAAGAAAATCCGGAAGAGATGTTTGCAGATTCTCTGCGGGGAACAAGAGAAGCGCTGGCGCTGATTTATGAAAACTTTGATGCGTTTCGGCTGATGTTTAACTGTGCCGGCGGAACAAGATTTGAACACATCAGAGAAACGATTGTTGATATTGAAGCGGCATCGGCCAGGCAGTTCCTTAAAACGGCGGAGAAGCACGGACTGAATCCGGCAAAGTTGTCAGATCAGGAGATTCATATCTTTTCAACCATGTCATTAACACCGATGTTTGAGATGATAACGCATGGTTATCCGTATAAAGAAGCGGTCAAGATAGCAGAACGGATGGCCGAGGCGCAGAATTATGCCTGGGAAAAAATAATAGATTTAAAACTGAAATGA
- a CDS encoding 30S ribosomal protein S9: MASVQYYGTGRRKSSVARVYLVPGNGNITINGKSIDEYFGLETLKTIVRQPLTLIGALGRYDAKITVKGGGFTGQAGAIRHGIARALLEVDADNRPALKKEGFLTRDPRMKERKKYGLKKARRAPQFSKR, from the coding sequence ATGGCTTCAGTACAATATTACGGCACAGGTCGCAGAAAAAGCAGTGTAGCAAGAGTATATTTAGTTCCCGGTAATGGGAATATTACGATAAACGGAAAGAGTATTGACGAATATTTTGGTTTGGAAACCTTAAAGACGATTGTTCGTCAGCCGTTGACTTTGATTGGCGCATTGGGACGCTATGATGCCAAAATCACCGTTAAAGGCGGTGGATTTACCGGTCAGGCCGGTGCAATCCGGCACGGTATTGCCAGAGCACTTTTGGAAGTAGATGCCGACAATCGTCCGGCTCTGAAAAAAGAAGGCTTCTTAACTCGCGACCCGCGGATGAAAGAGAGAAAGAAATACGGTCTCAAAAAAGCCCGTCGCGCCCCTCAATTTTCCAAAAGATAA
- a CDS encoding carbohydrate kinase, whose amino-acid sequence MRLIAIGDNVTDCYIDEKIYFPGGNALNVAVNCKKNGAERVNYIGIFGDDERAEYIKQCLTEEGVTFERSRKVYAPTAQPRVYLKDGDRVFAPGIRDSCQHLFAIRIVEEDEAIIKEYDVCHTSCYSSLEYELERLSQICRISFDFSDKKEQEYLRRVCPYLTYAFFSGSDMTVEECETFLKQVHKLGTKIGGITRGSKGAIFYDGEKFYHQGIKKINIVDTMGAGDSFIAGFLTAYEDGKIMEDALDYAAERAAVSCTIHGGFGHPHSMD is encoded by the coding sequence ATGAGATTGATTGCGATTGGTGATAATGTGACGGATTGCTATATAGATGAAAAAATATATTTTCCGGGTGGAAATGCCCTTAATGTAGCGGTGAATTGTAAAAAAAATGGGGCGGAAAGAGTCAATTATATCGGAATATTTGGAGATGATGAACGTGCGGAGTATATCAAGCAGTGTTTGACGGAAGAGGGGGTTACTTTTGAGCGATCCAGAAAGGTATACGCTCCCACAGCTCAGCCAAGAGTGTATTTAAAAGATGGAGATCGAGTGTTTGCGCCGGGGATACGGGATAGCTGTCAGCACTTGTTTGCTATTAGAATTGTCGAAGAGGACGAAGCGATTATCAAAGAATACGATGTTTGCCATACCAGCTGCTATTCCAGTTTAGAATATGAATTGGAAAGGCTTTCGCAGATTTGCCGGATATCGTTTGATTTTTCTGATAAAAAAGAGCAAGAGTATTTACGGAGAGTCTGTCCATATCTGACATATGCGTTTTTTTCCGGTTCGGATATGACGGTTGAGGAATGTGAAACGTTCTTAAAACAGGTGCACAAGTTGGGAACCAAGATTGGAGGGATTACCAGAGGATCCAAAGGGGCAATTTTTTATGATGGAGAAAAATTTTATCACCAGGGGATTAAAAAAATAAATATAGTAGATACGATGGGAGCGGGGGATAGTTTTATTGCTGGATTTTTGACTGCTTATGAAGATGGAAAAATAATGGAAGATGCTTTGGACTATGCAGCGGAACGAGCGGCTGTCAGTTGCACTATTCATGGAGGATTTGGGCATCCTCATTCGATGGATTAA
- a CDS encoding dehydrosqualene desaturase: MKKVLVIGAGIGGLSAAIRLQNAGYEVEIYEKNAVPGGKMHRLEFDGHSFDVGPTLVMMPSVYREIFEIAGRNPDDYIPMVKLAPMYDVYFNSSTLRSYSISNDLEELHKTFESKGFENSMGLYDYLSSIYKRYQVALEHFITKPFRHKRDFYNPKVLWNALKLKTFDSADQMMAKFIPDKDFQQMLSFQTLYIGVSPKKGPSLYNIIPMIELLYGVWFIKGGMFTMAGQMAKLFEELGGVIHYEMPVEEIITKNNKVRGISVLGKEIPADLVVCNADFPYAMKNLIRDDSAKGKYDSAKIDSMDYSCSCLVFYWGVEGVYPDLAAHTFVVADDLDSNLKSIFDGSKIKEPSVYLHIPSNVDSTMAPEGKSSFYLLIPVSDVEASQYEWDDATVGYYREHAISALEKLPSLKNLREKISSERYFTPRDFMNSFNAYRGATFGLQPTLTQSNHLRPQAKCLSCEGLYFAGSSMHPGAGVPIVMQSGKICAEELRLDVEGANFS, encoded by the coding sequence ATGAAAAAAGTATTGGTTATAGGTGCTGGAATTGGTGGACTTTCTGCTGCAATTCGTCTCCAAAATGCCGGATATGAAGTAGAGATTTATGAGAAAAATGCTGTTCCCGGCGGAAAGATGCATCGATTGGAATTTGATGGTCATTCTTTTGATGTCGGGCCGACCTTGGTGATGATGCCGTCAGTTTATCGAGAAATTTTTGAAATCGCGGGGCGCAATCCGGACGACTACATTCCTATGGTCAAATTGGCTCCGATGTATGATGTATATTTTAATTCGTCGACTTTAAGATCCTATTCTATTTCGAATGATTTGGAAGAACTGCATAAAACTTTTGAAAGCAAGGGCTTTGAAAATTCGATGGGATTGTATGATTATCTCAGCTCGATTTACAAGCGCTATCAGGTTGCGTTGGAGCATTTTATTACCAAGCCTTTTAGGCATAAACGTGATTTTTACAACCCGAAGGTTCTTTGGAATGCCTTGAAATTAAAAACTTTTGACAGTGCGGATCAAATGATGGCAAAGTTCATACCGGACAAAGACTTCCAACAGATGCTCAGCTTTCAAACTTTATATATTGGGGTTTCTCCGAAAAAAGGACCTTCTTTATACAATATCATTCCCATGATTGAGTTGCTTTACGGAGTTTGGTTTATAAAAGGCGGAATGTTTACGATGGCTGGTCAGATGGCGAAACTGTTTGAAGAACTTGGCGGGGTGATTCATTACGAGATGCCTGTGGAAGAAATTATTACGAAAAATAATAAGGTGAGAGGTATTTCGGTTTTGGGCAAAGAAATTCCGGCAGATTTGGTGGTTTGTAATGCCGATTTTCCATACGCGATGAAAAATCTGATCCGGGATGATTCCGCCAAAGGAAAATATGATTCCGCCAAGATCGATTCTATGGATTATTCCTGTTCCTGCCTTGTCTTTTATTGGGGAGTGGAAGGAGTTTATCCGGATCTTGCTGCCCATACCTTTGTCGTCGCAGATGATTTGGATTCAAATTTGAAAAGTATTTTTGACGGAAGTAAAATCAAAGAACCATCCGTATATCTTCATATTCCTTCCAATGTCGATTCAACAATGGCACCTGAGGGTAAATCTTCTTTTTATCTTCTGATTCCGGTCTCGGATGTGGAGGCATCGCAGTACGAATGGGATGATGCGACAGTCGGTTATTATAGAGAGCATGCCATTTCTGCATTGGAGAAGTTGCCTTCTTTGAAAAACTTGAGAGAGAAAATCTCTTCCGAGCGCTATTTTACGCCTCGCGATTTTATGAACTCTTTCAATGCCTATCGAGGTGCGACTTTTGGATTGCAGCCTACTTTAACTCAAAGCAATCATCTGAGACCACAGGCAAAATGTCTTTCCTGCGAAGGGTTATATTTTGCCGGCAGCAGCATGCATCCGGGAGCCGGAGTGCCTATTGTGATGCAGAGCGGCAAAATATGCGCCGAGGAACTTCGCCTTGATGTGGAAGGAGCGAATTTCTCATGA
- a CDS encoding DUF1722 domain-containing protein: protein MKHKNIKKECEDVWAKNKYYVLSKSHKAYLEIREYLKAKEVDILFLNEKIQKARDLKESKKDFSNAILHVWGYFKKEASEIEKQGLFNILEEYMAGKNNQKSVIEYINTLLKKYPNKYLQESTLLTGEQDETLA, encoded by the coding sequence GTGAAGCACAAGAATATAAAAAAAGAATGTGAAGATGTATGGGCAAAAAATAAATATTATGTGCTGAGTAAATCGCATAAGGCATATCTGGAGATAAGAGAGTATTTGAAAGCAAAAGAAGTAGATATTTTATTTTTAAATGAAAAAATACAAAAAGCAAGGGATCTAAAAGAAAGTAAAAAAGATTTTAGTAATGCTATTCTTCATGTATGGGGATATTTCAAAAAAGAGGCAAGCGAAATTGAAAAACAAGGATTATTTAATATATTAGAAGAATATATGGCAGGGAAGAATAATCAGAAATCTGTGATTGAATATATCAATACCTTACTAAAGAAATATCCAAATAAATATTTACAAGAATCTACTTTATTAACAGGAGAACAAGATGAGACTCTGGCATGA
- a CDS encoding 50S ribosomal protein L13: MKTFMPKAAEISRKWYVVDAEGQTLGRLASEVAKVLRGKNKPTFTPHADMGDFVIVVNADKVVLTGNKLDKKFHYHHTGYPGGLKSVKYRDLLKNKPEEVVMHAVKGMLPKNSLGRQTLKKLRVYSGAEHPHAAQKPETMTLNIQLG, translated from the coding sequence ATGAAAACATTCATGCCAAAGGCAGCCGAAATCAGTAGAAAATGGTATGTTGTTGATGCTGAGGGACAAACTTTAGGAAGACTTGCATCGGAAGTAGCTAAGGTGCTGCGCGGAAAAAATAAACCGACATTTACCCCCCACGCTGATATGGGAGATTTTGTGATTGTAGTGAACGCCGATAAGGTGGTATTGACCGGAAATAAATTGGACAAGAAGTTCCATTATCATCACACCGGATATCCCGGCGGATTGAAGTCAGTTAAGTACAGGGATTTATTAAAGAATAAACCGGAAGAAGTTGTTATGCATGCCGTTAAGGGTATGCTGCCGAAAAACTCTTTGGGCCGTCAGACCTTGAAGAAGCTTCGGGTGTACAGCGGTGCGGAGCATCCGCATGCAGCACAGAAACCGGAAACGATGACACTGAACATTCAATTAGGCTAA
- a CDS encoding metal-dependent hydrolase, with amino-acid sequence MKIDSHIHITPPDIIRDFKKIGEKEPYFRLLSETPHNRFATYEQVTAHLQDNDFDKGVVFGFGFQDMGLCRYVNDYTMEAVRQNPDRLIGFMVLPVRHPDMAQEIRRCYEGGLRGVGELFPEGQKMDLTTLHQTHFKNYLQEYRLPLLLHTNETVGHVYAGKTKVTMKEVETFIYHHQELPIILAHFGGGLLFFELMKEIRAAFANVYYDTAAAVFLYDKAIYRAVREIGILDKILFATDYPLLPISRYQESLTELNDQEREKVLGTNAVKVLGL; translated from the coding sequence ATGAAGATAGATAGCCATATTCATATTACGCCACCGGATATTATTCGGGATTTTAAGAAAATCGGAGAAAAAGAGCCCTATTTCCGGCTGTTATCGGAAACGCCGCATAATCGCTTTGCTACTTATGAGCAAGTGACCGCTCATTTGCAGGACAATGATTTTGATAAAGGAGTTGTCTTTGGCTTTGGCTTTCAGGATATGGGGCTGTGTCGCTATGTCAATGATTACACAATGGAAGCGGTGCGGCAAAATCCTGACCGCTTGATTGGGTTTATGGTTTTGCCGGTGCGCCATCCCGATATGGCTCAGGAAATCCGCCGCTGCTATGAAGGTGGATTAAGGGGCGTGGGTGAGCTTTTTCCCGAGGGGCAAAAAATGGATCTGACGACGCTTCATCAGACTCACTTCAAAAATTATTTGCAGGAATACCGACTGCCGCTTTTGCTGCATACGAATGAAACCGTAGGACATGTCTATGCCGGAAAAACCAAGGTAACGATGAAGGAAGTGGAAACCTTTATTTATCACCATCAGGAGTTACCGATTATTTTAGCGCATTTTGGCGGCGGGCTGCTGTTTTTTGAACTAATGAAAGAAATACGGGCGGCGTTTGCAAATGTTTATTATGATACGGCGGCTGCCGTCTTTTTATATGATAAGGCGATTTATCGGGCTGTCCGTGAGATTGGTATTTTGGATAAGATTTTATTTGCAACCGATTATCCGCTGTTGCCGATTTCCAGATATCAGGAAAGTCTGACCGAGTTAAATGATCAGGAACGGGAAAAAGTGCTGGGCACAAATGCAGTCAAGGTTTTGGGTTTATAA
- a CDS encoding redox-regulated ATPase YchF, translating to MKLGIIGLPNVGKSTLFNSLTKDKAEAANYPFCTIDPNVGIVTVPDKRLQVLTELYQSQKTTPAVIEFVDIAGLVKGASQGEGLGNKFLSHIREVDAVVHVVRCFEDSNIVHVDGSIQPLRDIETIQLELIFSDLEILERRIAKTAKTVKADKSLQGEMDFLLRIKEVLEGGKSVRRMTMTEEEAEMLKEFNLLSAKPTIYAANVAEEDLADDGAANPFVQSVKELAAAEGSEAFVVSAKLESEIADLDEAEKKEFLEELGLKDSGLDKLIHASYSLLGLISYLTAGEKEVRAWTITKGTKAPGAAGKIHSDFERGFIKAEIVSYDDLIACGNYQAAKEKGLVRQEGKEYVVKDGDVILFRFNV from the coding sequence ATGAAATTAGGAATCATAGGCCTCCCCAATGTGGGCAAGAGTACATTATTCAATTCTTTGACCAAGGATAAGGCAGAGGCTGCCAATTATCCGTTTTGTACGATTGACCCCAATGTCGGGATTGTTACCGTACCGGATAAGCGGCTGCAGGTTTTGACGGAGTTATATCAGTCGCAAAAAACAACGCCGGCGGTGATTGAGTTTGTGGATATTGCGGGCTTGGTGAAAGGAGCCAGTCAAGGCGAAGGACTGGGAAATAAGTTTTTAAGCCATATTCGTGAAGTTGATGCGGTGGTGCATGTTGTTCGCTGTTTCGAGGACAGCAATATCGTCCATGTAGATGGTTCGATTCAGCCTTTGCGCGATATTGAAACCATTCAGCTGGAGCTGATTTTTTCGGATTTGGAAATCTTGGAACGCCGGATTGCCAAAACGGCAAAGACGGTGAAAGCTGATAAATCATTACAGGGCGAGATGGACTTTTTATTGCGGATCAAAGAAGTCTTAGAAGGCGGAAAATCCGTTCGGCGGATGACGATGACGGAAGAAGAAGCCGAAATGCTGAAAGAATTCAATCTGCTCAGCGCCAAGCCGACGATTTATGCGGCCAATGTGGCGGAAGAAGATTTGGCGGACGACGGTGCGGCCAATCCTTTTGTGCAGTCGGTGAAAGAACTGGCGGCAGCTGAGGGGTCAGAGGCTTTTGTGGTCAGTGCTAAGTTAGAGTCGGAAATTGCCGATTTGGACGAAGCGGAAAAGAAAGAGTTTTTGGAAGAACTGGGCTTAAAGGATTCGGGCCTGGATAAATTGATTCATGCTTCCTATTCGCTTCTTGGCCTAATCAGCTATCTGACGGCCGGAGAAAAAGAGGTGCGGGCGTGGACGATTACCAAGGGAACTAAGGCTCCCGGAGCGGCCGGTAAGATTCACAGTGATTTTGAGCGAGGCTTTATCAAAGCGGAGATAGTGTCCTATGATGACCTGATTGCCTGCGGCAATTATCAGGCGGCCAAGGAAAAGGGACTGGTGCGGCAGGAAGGCAAGGAATATGTGGTCAAGGACGGCGACGTTATTCTGTTCCGGTTTAATGTTTAA
- a CDS encoding GntR family transcriptional regulator, producing the protein MLDQNVSTPLYEQLKNVIKKEIESKKYSYRDRMPSEAELEKQYNVSRITVRRAIKELCDEEVLVKKQGKGTFVIGPETKARLDQGVSGFHEAITQNGKKVNSEIIEKQIIKVTESYAKDLEINSDDEVIYLKRVMYADERPIMIDNNYIPLKRFPGIYEKLTGDFSLYKLLELEYGVVLEKYYKVLKVQKANKEISRILLCKTGDPIFDLFKLTFDKKGNAQIVSVSLLRGEGTYYVLSNEESDEIKHNGMKWKI; encoded by the coding sequence ATGCTGGATCAAAATGTGTCAACACCGCTGTATGAACAACTCAAAAATGTAATAAAAAAGGAAATTGAAAGTAAGAAGTATAGCTATAGAGATCGTATGCCCAGTGAAGCGGAATTAGAAAAACAATACAACGTCAGTAGAATTACGGTTCGCCGGGCGATTAAGGAGTTGTGCGACGAGGAGGTATTGGTTAAAAAGCAGGGAAAAGGAACTTTCGTTATTGGTCCGGAAACTAAGGCGAGACTGGATCAAGGCGTGAGCGGCTTTCATGAGGCTATTACCCAAAACGGGAAAAAAGTCAATTCAGAAATCATAGAAAAACAGATTATTAAAGTGACGGAGTCTTACGCAAAAGATTTGGAAATTAACTCGGATGATGAAGTAATTTATTTGAAACGTGTTATGTATGCAGACGAAAGACCGATTATGATTGATAATAATTATATTCCGCTAAAACGATTTCCGGGAATTTATGAAAAGTTAACAGGTGATTTTTCTTTGTATAAGTTGTTAGAACTGGAATATGGAGTAGTTTTAGAAAAGTATTATAAGGTTTTGAAAGTGCAGAAGGCAAATAAAGAGATAAGCCGGATACTACTATGCAAAACCGGCGATCCAATCTTTGATTTGTTTAAACTTACCTTTGATAAAAAAGGAAATGCTCAAATTGTATCCGTGTCTTTGTTAAGGGGAGAAGGTACTTATTATGTACTTTCGAATGAAGAGAGCGATGAAATTAAACATAATGGGATGAAGTGGAAAATATAA